CCTTCCACGGCAGCGTGCCGTGGTTCGGTGCCTCGTTGAAGGTCACCAGGTCGCCCGCCTTCATGGGCACGTGGTACACGATATCCTGATTGGCTTCGTAGCGGGAGATTTCGTCCGGAAGGGTGAAGTTCGCCTTGTGGCTGCCCGGGATGACGCACAGCCCGCCGTCGCCCGGGTTCACGTCGCTCAGCTGGTACTGGCAGTTGATCAGGCCGCATCGCATGGCGCCGTTCTGGTAGTGGTAGCACCGGGATCCATTGTACTCGGCCTGTCCGTACCCGTGGAGGCGCAGTCCCTCGGTCCCCGCCTCGGACGTGAAGATGAAAGGACTGTGGTCCATCTTCCACCCCCGGCCCAACAAGGTGTTCAGATAGGGGATGATTCGGGGATTGGCCAGCACCTCGCGAAATGGCCGGCACCAGGGCTGCTCCCACGTCAGCATGCCTTCGTAGAGGCCGCGAAACTGCTTGCCCTTCAGGGCCTCGCTCGTGCTGCTTGCCGTATCGTCCTTCCGCTTGTCGCGATTGGCGTCCAGGGCCTCGTTCAGTGCCGCAACCTGCTGGGGCACAAGGGCGTTGCGCACCACGATGAACCCCTGCAAGTCGAAGAGGTACTGTTCATGGGGTTCCATGGTGGCGAAAGGCGTGGATGGTTGGTTCATGCCGGTAGGCGCTATGCTAAATGCCCTCCCTTCGGGGACGAACGATCGATTCGCCGTCGTCTTCGATCAGGGGGCGGTTGTAGATATACGGGGGTTCCAGCACCGCACGCTGGGCTTCGGTGAGCTCCTTTGTCCATTCGGGCAGGCGCGTTTCGTAGACGCCGCCTTCGTAGTGCATGAATTTCGGGATGTACCGGTGGAGTACGCACCGACGCTCGCCTGCACCTTTCCATGGCAACGCG
This Gemmatimonadota bacterium DNA region includes the following protein-coding sequences:
- a CDS encoding phytanoyl-CoA dioxygenase family protein; its protein translation is MNQPSTPFATMEPHEQYLFDLQGFIVVRNALVPQQVAALNEALDANRDKRKDDTASSTSEALKGKQFRGLYEGMLTWEQPWCRPFREVLANPRIIPYLNTLLGRGWKMDHSPFIFTSEAGTEGLRLHGYGQAEYNGSRCYHYQNGAMRCGLINCQYQLSDVNPGDGGLCVIPGSHKANFTLPDEISRYEANQDIVYHVPMKAGDLVTFNEAPNHGTLPWK